The following proteins come from a genomic window of Pyxidicoccus sp. MSG2:
- a CDS encoding TolC family protein, whose translation MATPSVLLLALAATSVQSEPTPSALPPASIQPKVEDAMLTPVPPASRLVKTWDEALTLVRERSTDLRGAEAGVERASGRSRQALGALLPNARAQAGVAHDLLNPDVPSGVNPGAAGDGHTATTPVGTLTATLTQSVVDLSAWRGLSSARASELSATASLQDVRRRLTLGLAQTLVSTVAAERAAEINRVNLRRALERSALTQRSFELGAGNQLDVVRVNQDVAVARGALVAGDEQLRQAREALGFALGFGQAMGVDPSFNLQGLVDQTRKECAALDGLDSRPDLVAAKAQVESARESKLQAAAGYLPTLGVSSTLYGLTTEPGFGRFATWNVAAVLSVPLWEGGSRAGLVRERAGVETQAAAALESARRDVELEVAQARRGVEVAEALVKTAIESRDLAERTDQLTRRAFEVGRGSSLELVQSAAALRQAELTLVLREFELVQARLDAFLTEARCDW comes from the coding sequence ATGGCCACCCCTTCCGTCCTCCTCCTGGCGCTCGCCGCCACCTCAGTGCAGTCCGAGCCGACCCCCTCCGCCCTGCCCCCGGCCTCCATCCAGCCGAAGGTCGAGGACGCGATGCTCACCCCTGTCCCGCCGGCGTCGCGGTTGGTGAAGACCTGGGACGAGGCGCTGACCCTCGTGCGTGAGCGCTCCACGGACCTGCGCGGCGCGGAGGCCGGGGTGGAGCGCGCCAGTGGCCGCTCGCGCCAGGCACTGGGGGCGCTGCTGCCCAACGCGCGCGCACAGGCTGGCGTGGCCCATGACCTCCTCAATCCGGACGTCCCCTCGGGGGTGAACCCGGGCGCCGCTGGCGACGGCCACACCGCCACCACGCCCGTGGGCACCCTCACCGCGACGCTGACGCAGTCGGTGGTGGACCTGAGCGCGTGGCGCGGGCTGTCCTCGGCGCGGGCCTCGGAGCTGAGCGCCACGGCGAGCCTCCAGGACGTGCGCCGCCGCCTGACACTGGGGCTGGCCCAGACGCTGGTGTCGACGGTGGCCGCCGAGCGCGCGGCGGAAATCAACCGCGTGAATCTGCGGAGGGCGCTGGAGCGCTCGGCGCTCACGCAGCGCAGCTTCGAGCTGGGCGCGGGCAACCAATTGGACGTGGTGCGCGTGAATCAGGACGTGGCGGTGGCGCGCGGCGCCCTCGTCGCCGGAGACGAGCAACTGCGCCAGGCGCGTGAGGCCCTGGGCTTCGCGCTCGGCTTCGGCCAGGCGATGGGCGTGGACCCGTCCTTCAACCTCCAGGGGCTGGTGGACCAGACGCGCAAGGAGTGCGCCGCGCTGGACGGCCTCGACTCGCGTCCGGACCTGGTGGCGGCGAAGGCGCAGGTGGAGTCCGCGCGGGAGAGCAAGCTGCAGGCGGCCGCGGGCTACCTGCCCACGCTGGGCGTCTCCAGCACCCTCTATGGCCTCACCACGGAGCCGGGCTTCGGCCGGTTCGCGACGTGGAATGTCGCCGCCGTGCTCTCGGTCCCCCTCTGGGAAGGCGGGAGTCGCGCGGGGCTGGTGCGCGAGCGCGCGGGCGTGGAGACGCAGGCGGCCGCGGCGCTGGAGAGCGCCCGCCGCGACGTGGAATTGGAAGTGGCCCAGGCCCGCCGCGGAGTCGAGGTGGCCGAGGCCCTGGTGAAGACGGCCATCGAGTCTCGCGACCTCGCGGAGCGGACCGACCAGCTCACCCGACGTGCTTTTGAAGTGGGCCGCGGCAGCAGCCTCGAGCTGGTGCAGAGCGCGGCGGCCCTGCGCCAGGCGGAGCTGACGCTGGTGCTGCGTGAATTCGAGCTCGTCCAGGCACGCCTGGACGCATTCCTGACGGAGGCCCGGTGCGACTGGTGA
- a CDS encoding MarR family winged helix-turn-helix transcriptional regulator produces MTLAEQVATLRRTVRRLLAERLGEQTGRPFMQLLALKSIAHGVRSQAALAERLSVDPPAASRLVDRLEEDGLVHRRAGENRRCVRLELAEKGQAEMELVTAALHWVDGQLRGYLEGSEAAELQRLLAKLQDGLTRDQGPTPPGGCATDE; encoded by the coding sequence ATGACGCTCGCGGAGCAAGTAGCAACCCTGCGTCGCACCGTGCGCCGGCTGCTGGCCGAGCGGCTCGGAGAGCAGACGGGCAGGCCCTTCATGCAGCTGCTGGCGCTGAAATCCATCGCCCACGGCGTGCGCAGCCAGGCCGCGCTCGCGGAGCGGCTGTCGGTGGACCCTCCCGCGGCCAGCCGGCTCGTGGACCGCCTCGAGGAGGACGGGCTGGTGCACCGCCGCGCGGGCGAGAACCGCCGGTGTGTGCGGCTGGAGCTGGCGGAGAAGGGGCAGGCGGAGATGGAGCTGGTGACCGCCGCGCTGCACTGGGTGGACGGGCAGCTGCGCGGGTACCTGGAGGGCTCCGAGGCGGCCGAGCTGCAGCGCCTGCTGGCGAAGCTCCAGGACGGCCTGACGCGGGATCAGGGCCCCACGCCGCCGGGCGGGTGCGCGACGGACGAGTGA
- a CDS encoding cell envelope biogenesis protein TolA translates to MLVALILVSIGFAVTLGILLFGGSNRAALPSSSSSSAPSSRNELESESQRRTKAEAELQRKQKELDEQRTQLQDVKDQLKQAKRKLFEQKESDKGPQDLAKARAEVERAASLQLEQTREELAHAITENQRLKTEMESRGRRPQPAPAPAPVAAPAAAPQISAPAKEGESVVATAVTVAPAADAAQQDRGARRFRELNDADREKMERLEQLANKERTRAVELEKELRRVKGRNETQQRVYAAAKNDLDLMRDKYKALEKRLNRTLLERDLIRRAIKDLEKKTGMLAERTELTPEEMAASDQRTEETARVRAETEAQTAAAQQAPAPAPSEAPASESAAPADSENKPAPV, encoded by the coding sequence GTGCTGGTTGCACTCATCCTCGTATCGATCGGGTTTGCCGTGACGCTCGGCATCCTGCTCTTTGGCGGCTCGAACCGAGCCGCGCTCCCGTCCTCCTCCTCTTCGTCCGCGCCCTCGTCCCGCAACGAGCTGGAATCCGAGTCGCAGCGGCGCACGAAGGCAGAGGCGGAGCTCCAGCGGAAGCAGAAGGAGCTGGACGAGCAGCGCACCCAGTTGCAGGACGTGAAGGACCAGCTCAAGCAGGCCAAGCGCAAGCTCTTCGAGCAGAAGGAGTCGGACAAGGGGCCGCAGGACCTGGCCAAGGCCCGCGCCGAGGTCGAGCGCGCCGCGTCCCTCCAGCTCGAGCAGACCCGCGAGGAGCTGGCGCACGCGATTACGGAGAACCAGCGCCTGAAGACGGAGATGGAGTCGCGCGGCCGCCGCCCGCAGCCCGCTCCGGCCCCCGCTCCCGTCGCGGCCCCCGCGGCGGCTCCGCAGATCTCCGCCCCCGCCAAGGAGGGTGAGTCCGTCGTGGCCACCGCCGTGACGGTGGCCCCGGCCGCCGACGCCGCGCAGCAGGACCGCGGCGCGCGCCGCTTCCGCGAGCTGAACGACGCGGACCGCGAGAAGATGGAGCGCCTGGAGCAGCTGGCCAACAAGGAGCGCACGCGCGCGGTGGAGCTGGAGAAGGAGCTGCGCCGGGTGAAGGGCCGCAACGAGACGCAGCAGCGCGTCTACGCCGCCGCCAAGAACGACCTGGACCTGATGCGGGACAAGTACAAGGCGCTGGAGAAGCGCCTGAACCGCACGCTCCTGGAGCGCGACCTGATTCGCCGGGCCATCAAGGACCTGGAGAAGAAGACGGGCATGCTGGCCGAGCGCACCGAGCTGACGCCGGAGGAGATGGCCGCCAGCGACCAGCGCACCGAGGAGACCGCTCGCGTGCGCGCCGAGACGGAGGCCCAGACCGCCGCCGCCCAGCAGGCTCCCGCCCCCGCCCCGTCCGAGGCGCCCGCCTCCGAGTCCGCCGCTCCGGCCGACTCCGAGAACAAGCCCGCGCCCGTCTGA
- a CDS encoding 2-oxo acid dehydrogenase subunit E2 has translation MPHLELSPKTHVSSFRKLAIGSWETAYDPTVYGTLTVRMDLALAYMEAFQARTGVRLTVTHLVLKALAEALRRCPDANAVLRFSRIYLRQRITVSALVARPEGGGTRLVPVRVEDADRKGLRELAAELEAAVRVEPEARRGWRLVERVPSPLLHLFTRVVSFLAVTLNLDLGRFGLPRDAFGAAVVTDVGTLGLDIAYLPLVPFTRVPVFLAPGAVRETAVVEGERVVVGKVMSVNASIDHRFIDGYHAGVLAGTIREMLEDPFTAFGEPEAVRVG, from the coding sequence ATGCCGCATCTGGAACTGAGCCCCAAGACGCACGTGTCGAGCTTCCGGAAGCTGGCCATCGGGAGCTGGGAGACGGCGTATGACCCCACGGTCTACGGCACGCTCACGGTGCGGATGGACCTGGCGCTGGCCTACATGGAGGCCTTCCAGGCGCGCACCGGCGTGAGGCTCACGGTGACGCACCTGGTGCTCAAGGCGCTGGCGGAGGCGCTGCGCCGCTGTCCCGACGCCAACGCCGTGCTCCGCTTCAGCCGCATCTACCTGCGCCAGCGCATCACCGTGTCCGCGCTGGTGGCGAGGCCGGAGGGTGGCGGGACGCGGCTGGTGCCCGTGCGGGTGGAGGACGCGGACAGGAAAGGTCTGCGGGAATTGGCGGCGGAATTGGAGGCCGCGGTGCGCGTGGAGCCGGAGGCCCGGCGCGGGTGGCGACTGGTGGAGCGGGTGCCGTCACCGCTGCTGCACCTCTTCACACGGGTGGTGTCGTTCCTCGCGGTGACGCTCAACCTGGACCTGGGGCGGTTCGGCCTGCCGAGGGACGCGTTCGGCGCGGCCGTCGTCACCGACGTGGGCACGCTGGGGCTGGACATCGCGTACCTGCCGCTGGTGCCCTTCACGCGCGTGCCGGTGTTCCTCGCGCCCGGAGCGGTGCGTGAGACGGCGGTGGTGGAGGGTGAGCGCGTGGTGGTGGGGAAGGTGATGAGCGTGAATGCGTCCATCGACCACCGCTTCATCGACGGCTACCACGCGGGGGTGCTGGCCGGCACGATTCGAGAGATGCTCGAGGACCCGTTCACCGCCTTCGGCGAGCCGGAGGCGGTGCGCGTCGGGTGA
- a CDS encoding zinc metalloprotease HtpX, whose protein sequence is MAYSGTHNPSRGIGGGGWHRLGNALKTTVLLAGLTALVLLLGERLGGAQGLMFAGLFAVVMNFGSYWFSDRIALAIHGAKPLPYESAPWLHQMVERLATRAGMPKPRVYLLPTRSPNAFATGRNPKHAAVAVTAGLMDILDRRELEGVLAHELGHVRNRDTLIGTVAATLAGVISYAAQMLFWFGGSMLSRSDDDEGFGGAFASLGLLLVAPIAATLLQLAVSRSREYGADLAGAELCGDPDALADALLKLERGAEAMPYDRAPATSHLFIVNPLHHGGVMKLFSTHPPIPERVRRLRELGARAGGYRARGPGGWEYAY, encoded by the coding sequence ATGGCTTACAGCGGCACCCACAATCCCTCGCGAGGCATCGGCGGCGGTGGGTGGCACCGCCTGGGCAACGCGCTCAAGACGACGGTGCTGCTCGCGGGCCTGACGGCGCTCGTGCTCCTCCTCGGCGAGAGGCTCGGCGGCGCGCAGGGCCTGATGTTCGCGGGCCTCTTCGCGGTGGTGATGAACTTCGGCTCCTACTGGTTCAGCGACCGGATTGCCCTGGCCATCCACGGCGCGAAGCCGTTGCCCTACGAGAGTGCGCCCTGGCTGCACCAGATGGTGGAGCGGCTGGCGACCCGCGCGGGCATGCCCAAGCCCAGGGTGTACCTGCTGCCCACGCGCTCGCCCAATGCGTTCGCCACCGGACGCAACCCGAAGCACGCGGCGGTGGCGGTGACGGCGGGGCTGATGGACATCCTCGACCGGCGCGAGCTGGAGGGCGTGCTCGCGCACGAGCTCGGCCACGTGCGCAACCGGGACACGCTCATCGGCACGGTGGCTGCGACGCTCGCGGGCGTCATCAGCTACGCGGCGCAGATGCTGTTCTGGTTCGGCGGGTCCATGCTGTCGCGAAGTGACGACGACGAGGGCTTCGGCGGCGCGTTCGCCAGCCTGGGCCTGCTGCTGGTGGCGCCCATCGCCGCAACGCTGTTGCAACTGGCGGTGAGCCGCTCGCGCGAGTACGGCGCGGACCTGGCCGGCGCGGAGCTGTGCGGTGACCCGGATGCGCTGGCGGACGCGCTGTTGAAACTCGAGCGCGGCGCGGAAGCGATGCCCTACGACAGGGCGCCGGCCACCTCGCACCTGTTCATCGTCAACCCGCTGCACCACGGCGGTGTCATGAAGCTGTTCTCCACGCACCCGCCCATTCCGGAGCGCGTGCGCAGGCTGCGCGAGCTGGGGGCCCGCGCGGGTGGCTACCGGGCACGTGGGCCTGGCGGCTGGGAGTACGCGTACTGA
- the fni gene encoding type 2 isopentenyl-diphosphate Delta-isomerase, giving the protein MGEDITARRKDAHLDLCATGDVEPGQNSTLLECVRLVHCAMPEMAVEDVDLRTPFLGKTLRAPLLVTGMTGGTERAGAVNRDLAMLAERHGLAFGVGSQRAMAEDASRAASYQVRQVAPTVALLGNIGLYQAVRLGVDGARRLVEAIGADGLALHLNAGQELTQPEGDRDFRDGYRVVEALVRAFGDRLLVKETGCGIGPDVARRLADLGVRNLDVSGLGGTSWVRVEQLRASGVQAQLGAEFSAWGIPTAAALATVRRAVGPDVRLVASGGIRTGLEAAKVLALGADLAGMALPLFRAQQAGGYEGAEAALGVILAGLRQALVLTGSRSCAELRQRPRVVTGELKDWLAAL; this is encoded by the coding sequence ATGGGTGAGGACATCACAGCCAGGCGCAAGGATGCCCACCTGGACCTGTGCGCCACGGGGGACGTCGAGCCCGGGCAGAACAGCACCCTGCTGGAGTGTGTCCGCCTGGTCCATTGCGCCATGCCGGAGATGGCCGTGGAGGACGTGGACCTCCGCACGCCGTTTCTCGGGAAGACGCTGCGCGCCCCGCTGCTCGTCACGGGCATGACGGGCGGCACCGAGCGTGCCGGCGCCGTCAACCGCGACCTGGCGATGCTGGCCGAGCGTCACGGGCTGGCCTTCGGTGTGGGCAGCCAGCGCGCCATGGCGGAGGACGCCTCGCGGGCCGCGTCGTACCAGGTGCGGCAGGTGGCGCCCACGGTGGCGCTGCTGGGCAACATCGGCCTGTACCAGGCGGTGCGGTTGGGCGTGGACGGGGCGCGGCGGTTGGTGGAGGCCATTGGCGCGGACGGGCTGGCGCTGCACCTCAACGCGGGCCAGGAGCTCACGCAGCCAGAGGGCGACCGGGACTTTCGCGACGGCTACCGCGTGGTGGAAGCGCTGGTGCGCGCCTTCGGCGACCGGCTGCTGGTGAAGGAGACGGGGTGCGGCATCGGCCCGGACGTGGCGCGGCGCCTGGCGGACCTGGGCGTGCGCAACCTCGACGTGTCCGGCCTCGGTGGCACTTCGTGGGTGCGGGTGGAGCAATTGCGCGCGTCAGGCGTGCAGGCGCAGCTGGGTGCCGAGTTCAGCGCGTGGGGCATCCCCACCGCGGCGGCCCTGGCCACCGTGCGGCGGGCCGTGGGTCCGGACGTCCGGCTGGTGGCAAGCGGAGGCATCCGCACGGGGTTGGAGGCGGCCAAGGTGCTCGCGCTCGGCGCGGACCTGGCGGGCATGGCGCTGCCGCTGTTCCGCGCGCAGCAGGCGGGTGGGTACGAGGGTGCGGAGGCGGCGCTGGGAGTCATCCTCGCGGGCCTGCGGCAGGCGCTCGTCCTGACGGGGAGCAGAAGCTGCGCTGAACTGCGGCAGCGACCCCGGGTGGTGACTGGAGAGTTGAAGGATTGGTTGGCGGCCCTGTAG
- a CDS encoding hydroxymethylglutaryl-CoA reductase, degradative, producing the protein MSETVTSRLAGFHKLPMEERLAQLARMFRLTPEELQQLRGTASLEPVLANQMIENAVGTFSLPLGLGLNMQVNGRDYLVPMAVEEPSVVAAVSFAAKIVREAGGFTAEADESMMIGQIQVTRYGDPTVATENILAHKEQILALANSFHPSMVARGGGARDVEVRVLPAPEGPRGEPLLIVHVLIDTQEAMGANLINTVAEGVAPLIEQITGGKVYLRILSNLADRRLARAMCRIPLAQLADFNMPGEEIAEGIAQASRFAEADPYRAATHNKGVMNGIDSVAIATGQDWRAIEAGAHAFACRGGQYRPLSTWYLEEGHLVGRIELPMALGTVGGPIKVHPGVQMSLKLMRTTNVRELSMVFAAVGLAQNFAALRALGSVGIQKGHMALHARCVAVTAGARGHWVEKIANLLVKAGHVKVEKARELLASLPAEDAAAATGTNG; encoded by the coding sequence ATGTCTGAGACCGTGACGTCCCGGCTCGCCGGGTTCCACAAGCTGCCGATGGAGGAGCGCCTCGCGCAGCTCGCCCGGATGTTCCGGCTCACGCCCGAGGAACTGCAGCAGCTGCGCGGCACGGCGTCGCTGGAGCCCGTGCTCGCGAACCAGATGATCGAGAACGCGGTGGGCACCTTCTCCCTGCCGCTGGGCCTGGGCCTCAACATGCAGGTCAACGGGCGCGACTACCTGGTGCCCATGGCCGTGGAGGAGCCGTCGGTGGTCGCGGCGGTGTCCTTCGCCGCGAAGATCGTCCGCGAGGCGGGTGGCTTCACCGCCGAGGCCGACGAGTCGATGATGATTGGCCAGATCCAGGTGACTCGCTACGGCGACCCGACGGTGGCCACCGAGAACATCCTCGCGCACAAGGAGCAGATCCTCGCGCTGGCCAACAGCTTCCACCCGTCCATGGTGGCGCGCGGCGGTGGCGCCCGGGACGTGGAGGTCCGCGTGCTGCCGGCGCCGGAAGGCCCGCGAGGCGAGCCGCTGCTCATCGTCCACGTCCTCATCGACACGCAGGAGGCGATGGGGGCCAACCTCATCAACACCGTGGCCGAGGGCGTGGCGCCGCTCATCGAGCAGATCACCGGCGGCAAGGTGTACCTGCGCATCCTCTCCAACCTGGCGGACCGCCGGCTGGCGCGCGCCATGTGCCGCATCCCGCTGGCGCAGCTGGCGGACTTCAACATGCCGGGCGAGGAGATTGCCGAGGGCATCGCCCAGGCCAGCCGCTTCGCGGAGGCCGACCCGTACCGCGCCGCCACGCACAACAAGGGCGTGATGAACGGCATCGACTCGGTGGCCATCGCCACGGGTCAGGACTGGCGCGCGATTGAGGCCGGCGCGCACGCGTTCGCCTGCCGCGGCGGGCAGTACCGGCCGCTCTCCACGTGGTACCTGGAGGAGGGCCACCTGGTGGGCCGGATTGAGCTGCCCATGGCGCTGGGCACGGTGGGCGGCCCCATCAAGGTGCACCCGGGCGTGCAGATGTCCCTCAAGCTGATGCGCACCACCAACGTGCGCGAGCTGTCCATGGTGTTCGCGGCGGTGGGGCTGGCGCAGAACTTCGCGGCGCTGCGGGCGCTGGGCAGCGTGGGCATCCAGAAGGGACACATGGCGCTGCACGCGCGCTGCGTGGCGGTGACGGCGGGCGCGCGCGGCCACTGGGTGGAGAAGATTGCCAACCTCCTGGTGAAGGCCGGGCACGTGAAGGTGGAGAAGGCCCGGGAGCTGCTCGCCAGCCTTCCGGCCGAAGACGCCGCGGCCGCCACCGGCACCAACGGCTGA
- the mvk gene encoding mevalonate kinase codes for MAPRSPPLTAFGAGKVILLGEHSVVYGHPALAGPLSQGVTARGGPAKQCQLSLPSNLSRPQRAQLTAAFARAAEATGSPPVKVTLDADLPLAVGLGSSAALSVACARLLLKAAGKEPTPKDAARVAWAMEQEFHGTPSGVDHTTSAQEQLVLYRRKPGTTVGKGQRVDSPKPLHVVVALAGERSPTKATVGALRERQARWPQRYTRLFTEIGRVASEGARAVEAGDLEALGDAMNVNQGLLAALGLSSPPLEEMVYRLRGLGALGAKLTGAGGDGGAVIGLFLEPGPAVTKLTRLGVRCFSSQLAGPRAL; via the coding sequence GTGGCCCCGCGCTCTCCACCGCTGACGGCCTTTGGCGCCGGCAAGGTCATCCTGCTCGGCGAGCACAGCGTGGTGTATGGCCACCCGGCGCTGGCCGGGCCGTTGTCCCAGGGCGTGACGGCGCGCGGGGGGCCGGCGAAGCAGTGCCAGCTCTCGCTGCCGTCGAACCTGAGCCGACCACAGCGTGCGCAGCTCACCGCCGCCTTCGCCCGTGCGGCGGAGGCCACCGGCTCGCCGCCGGTGAAGGTGACGCTGGACGCGGACCTGCCGCTGGCCGTGGGCCTGGGCAGCTCCGCCGCGCTGTCGGTGGCGTGCGCGCGACTGTTGCTGAAGGCGGCGGGGAAGGAGCCCACGCCGAAGGACGCCGCGCGCGTGGCGTGGGCCATGGAGCAGGAGTTCCACGGCACGCCGTCCGGCGTGGACCACACCACCAGCGCCCAGGAGCAGCTCGTCCTCTACCGCCGCAAGCCGGGTACGACGGTGGGCAAGGGGCAGCGGGTGGACAGCCCGAAGCCGCTGCACGTGGTGGTGGCGTTGGCGGGTGAGCGCAGCCCGACGAAGGCGACGGTGGGGGCGCTGCGCGAGCGGCAGGCGCGGTGGCCCCAGCGGTACACGCGCCTGTTCACCGAGATTGGGCGCGTGGCCTCCGAGGGCGCGCGGGCGGTGGAGGCGGGAGATCTGGAGGCGCTGGGGGACGCGATGAACGTCAACCAGGGCCTGCTGGCGGCGCTGGGGCTGTCGTCCCCGCCGTTGGAGGAGATGGTGTACCGGCTGCGGGGGCTGGGGGCGCTGGGCGCCAAGCTCACCGGGGCCGGCGGAGATGGTGGGGCCGTCATCGGCCTGTTCCTCGAACCCGGGCCGGCGGTGACGAAGCTCACCCGGCTCGGCGTGCGCTGCTTCAGCAGCCAGCTCGCGGGTCCGCGGGCGTTGTGA
- the mvaD gene encoding diphosphomevalonate decarboxylase, with protein MKATALAHPNIALVKYWGKRDDALILPHQSSLSLTLSPLSVTTTVEFGVGNDAVELNGHTARGSERERVLRLLESVRAAAKKELGPAKVVSRGDFPMAAGLASSAAGFAALAVAGRAAAGLPAEPKAASILARLGSGSACRSVQGGFCEWQRGERADGEDSFAVQRFDAAWWPDLRMVVAILDRGEKEVKSRDGMKHTVDTSPYYPAWVQDAEKELPQAREHISRRDLQALGELCERNAWRMHATAFAANPPLCYLNSGTLALIQHLREQRKKGMPVWFTLDAGPNPVLLTDAAHEVAAEALARACGALEVVRCVPGGDAELKAEHLF; from the coding sequence ATGAAAGCGACTGCACTCGCGCATCCGAACATCGCCCTGGTGAAGTACTGGGGGAAGCGGGACGACGCGCTCATCCTTCCTCACCAGTCCAGCCTGTCCCTCACGCTGTCGCCGCTGTCGGTGACGACGACGGTGGAGTTCGGCGTGGGCAACGACGCCGTGGAGCTCAACGGCCACACGGCCCGGGGCAGCGAGCGCGAGCGCGTGCTGCGCCTGTTGGAGTCGGTGCGCGCGGCGGCGAAGAAGGAGTTGGGCCCGGCGAAGGTGGTGTCGCGCGGGGACTTCCCCATGGCGGCGGGGCTGGCCAGCAGCGCGGCGGGTTTCGCGGCGCTGGCGGTGGCGGGGCGCGCGGCGGCGGGACTGCCGGCGGAGCCGAAGGCGGCGAGCATCCTGGCGCGCCTGGGCAGCGGCTCGGCGTGCCGAAGCGTGCAGGGCGGCTTCTGCGAGTGGCAGCGCGGAGAGCGCGCGGACGGCGAGGACAGCTTCGCGGTGCAGCGCTTCGACGCGGCCTGGTGGCCGGACCTGCGCATGGTGGTGGCCATCCTCGACCGCGGCGAGAAGGAGGTGAAGTCGCGGGACGGGATGAAGCACACGGTGGACACCAGCCCGTACTACCCGGCGTGGGTGCAGGACGCGGAGAAGGAGCTTCCCCAGGCGCGCGAGCACATCTCCCGGCGTGACTTGCAGGCCTTGGGAGAGTTGTGCGAGCGCAATGCGTGGCGGATGCACGCGACGGCCTTCGCGGCCAACCCGCCGCTCTGCTACCTGAATTCGGGGACGCTGGCGCTCATCCAGCACCTGCGCGAGCAGCGGAAGAAGGGCATGCCCGTGTGGTTCACCCTGGACGCGGGGCCCAACCCGGTGCTGCTGACGGACGCGGCACATGAGGTGGCGGCCGAGGCGCTCGCGCGCGCATGCGGCGCGCTGGAGGTGGTGCGGTGCGTGCCGGGCGGTGACGCGGAATTGAAGGCGGAGCACCTGTTCTGA
- a CDS encoding mevalonate kinase, whose product MERALSAPGKLFVSGEYAVLWGGVSRVAAVAPRTAAHVRRRNDARVHVCLEEGTLGGSTTPLGVRWEREVPAGFSFVARALDEALRAHGRASPGFDLAVAPSAVGPNGQKLGMGGSACATVLAAEGARYVLEERYDALKLALAAHALGQGGKGSGGDVAASFAGGLLRYRRYDVAPLIEASNAGRLRAALAESPSVDVWRLAVPRVSMAYAFTGESASTRLLIAQVEARLEEAGRRAFVERSDALGQVIEDGLGGGDFRAFSEAVKAQHELLLELGPLETEGMRRVLALAAAYGCAGKLSGAGGGDGCILFAPDAQVRAELCKGLEARGFHTLTLDAEPGVRGEAQVDVRLRNWLDALG is encoded by the coding sequence ATGGAGCGCGCCCTCTCCGCGCCGGGGAAGTTGTTCGTCTCCGGTGAGTACGCGGTGCTGTGGGGCGGGGTGTCGCGCGTGGCCGCGGTGGCGCCTCGCACGGCGGCCCATGTGCGGCGTCGCAATGATGCCCGCGTGCACGTGTGCCTGGAGGAGGGGACGCTGGGCGGGAGCACCACGCCCCTGGGCGTGCGCTGGGAGCGCGAGGTGCCGGCGGGGTTCTCCTTCGTGGCGCGCGCGCTGGACGAGGCGCTGCGAGCGCACGGCCGCGCGAGCCCGGGCTTCGACCTGGCGGTGGCGCCGTCCGCGGTGGGGCCGAACGGGCAGAAGCTGGGCATGGGTGGCAGCGCGTGCGCGACGGTGCTGGCGGCGGAAGGCGCGCGCTACGTGCTGGAGGAGCGCTACGACGCGCTGAAGCTGGCGTTGGCGGCGCATGCGCTGGGGCAGGGCGGGAAGGGTAGCGGCGGGGACGTGGCGGCGAGCTTCGCCGGAGGGCTGCTGCGCTACCGGCGCTATGACGTGGCGCCGCTGATTGAAGCGAGCAACGCGGGCCGGCTGCGCGCGGCGCTGGCGGAGTCCCCGTCAGTGGACGTGTGGCGCCTGGCGGTGCCGCGCGTGTCCATGGCGTATGCCTTCACGGGTGAGAGCGCATCCACGCGGCTGTTGATTGCGCAGGTGGAAGCGCGGCTCGAGGAGGCGGGGCGGCGGGCCTTCGTGGAGCGCTCGGACGCGCTCGGGCAGGTGATTGAAGACGGCCTCGGGGGTGGAGACTTCCGTGCCTTCTCCGAGGCGGTGAAGGCGCAGCACGAGTTGTTGCTGGAACTGGGCCCGCTGGAGACGGAAGGGATGCGCCGGGTGCTCGCGCTGGCGGCGGCGTACGGCTGCGCGGGGAAGCTGTCCGGCGCGGGTGGCGGGGACGGGTGCATCTTGTTCGCCCCGGATGCGCAGGTGCGCGCGGAGCTGTGCAAGGGCTTGGAGGCGCGTGGCTTCCATACCCTGACGCTGGACGCGGAGCCCGGTGTGCGCGGCGAGGCGCAGGTGGATGTGCGGCTGCGCAACTGGTTGGACGCGCTGGGCTGA